One segment of Mobula birostris isolate sMobBir1 unplaced genomic scaffold, sMobBir1.hap1 scaffold_321, whole genome shotgun sequence DNA contains the following:
- the LOC140192967 gene encoding F-box/LRR-repeat protein 7-like isoform X3: MGANSGKECSSDDSDLSMRTLSTPSPALICPPNTQSIQNGQGSSTSSSSVTGETTAMIHSQSVLLIPQGVIRPASRQQKEQSPIDNLPDQTLIEMFSHLPTNQLCRCTRVCRRWYNLCWDPRLWRTIRLTEETVNVDRALRVLTRRLCQDTPNVCLTLEKVILQSCRRLSDRGLYTIAQCCPELRQLEVPGCYGISNEALYDVVSRCPNLEYLDVSGTTVQSNTVWHSKSLKVSRKSHHLTQPVNLQCRQLADAASWKHPTTV, translated from the exons attcagatttgagTATGCGGACACTAAGTACACCCAGTCCTGCTTTGATATGCCCTCCGAACACGCAGTCTATTCAGAATGGCCAAGGATCCTCCACCTCATCTTCTTCTGTCACAGGGGAGACCACTGCTATGATCCATTCCCAGTCTGTGTTGCTGATCCCTCAGGGTGTCATCAGGCCAGCATCAAGGCAACAGAAAGAACAGTCTCCCATTGACAACCTACCCGATCAAACCCtgattgagatgttttcacaccTTCCTACCAACCAGCTGTGCCGTTGCACGAGGGTGTGTCGTCGTTGGTACAACCTCTGCTGGGACCCACGTCTATGGAGGACTATTCGTCTCACAGAAGAAACAGTGAACGTGGACAGAGCTCTGCGTGTGCTCACCCGAAGGTTGTGTCAGGACACACCAAACGTCTGTCTTACATTGGAAAAAGTTATCCTTCAGAGCTGCAGGCGGCTGAGCGACAGGGGTCTCTACACCATTGCTCAGTGTTGCCCAGAGCTGCGGCAGTTGGAAGTACCTGGCTGTTACGGCATCTCCAATGAAGCACTCTATGATGTTGTCTCCCGGTGTCCCAACTTGGAGTATCTGGATGTTTCAG gtacaacagtgcaaagcaataccgtatggcacagtaaaagtctcaaagtctctcgaaagtcccatcatctcacacagccggtgaacctccagtgccgccaacttgccgatgcagcatcctggaagcatccgaccacggtctga